In a genomic window of Helianthus annuus cultivar XRQ/B chromosome 10, HanXRQr2.0-SUNRISE, whole genome shotgun sequence:
- the LOC110884985 gene encoding transmembrane protein 184A — MGPVYYILVALPCTVGAIGLALLHIYRHLLNYTEPTYQRYIVRIIFMVPVYALMSFLSLVFNKSSIYFNSIREVYEAWVIYNFLSLCLAWVGGPGAVVLSLTGRVLKSNWCLMTCCFPPIPLDGRFIRRCKQGCLQFVILKPILVAVTFVLYANGKYHDGNFSVAQAYLYLTIIYTISYTMALYALALFYMACRDMLQPFNPVPKFIIIKSVVFLTYWQGVLVFLAAKYELIKNAEEAAEFQNFIICVEMLIAAVGHLYAFPYKEYAGANVGASHGFTASLAHALKLNDFYHDTVHQFAPTYHDYVLYNHSSDSGEEGGTKYRARTFVPIGSEMDAVRKSKDFAANKLDDIQLTTLSSSSSSSGGITPENNNNNNKKNNTRVKEVETMDTSLLADVSDSLPFDLTLVDIDMSTYSDEVPAVKESETR, encoded by the exons ATGGGGCCGGTTTATTATATATTAGTGGCGCTTCCTTGTACTGTTGGGGCGATTGGATTGGCGCTTCTTCACATTTACCGGCATCTCTTGAATTATACTGAGCCTACCTATCAGCGATACATCGTTCGCATCATTTTCATGGTTCCT GTTTATGCGTTGATGTCTTTTCTGTCGCTTGTATTCAATAAGAGCTCAATCTACTTCAATTCTATCCGAGAAGT GTATGAAGCCTGGGTTATATATAATTTTCTGTCACTGTGCCTCGCATGGGTCGGTGGTCCTGGTGCCGTTGTTTTAAGTCTAACCGGACGCGTTCTCAAGTCAAACTGGTGTCTGATGACATGTTGCTTCCCTCCCATTCCACTAGACGG GCGATTTATAAGGAGATGCAAACAAGGGTGTTTGCAGTTTGTGATTCTCAAACCTATATTGGTGGCGGTTACTTTTGTACTTTATGCCAACGGGAAATATCATGATGGCAATTTCAGCGTGGCACAAGCATATTTATATCTGACAATTATATACACTATTTCTTACACTATGGCTTTGTACGCTTTGGCATTGTTTTACATGGCATGCAGGGATATGCTCCAGCCATTTAATCCCGTtccaaagttcatcatcatcaagagTGTCGTCTTTCTGACGTATTGGCAG GGTGTTTTGGTTTTTCTTGCTGCGAAATATGAACTCATAAAAAACGCAGAGGAAGCAGCTGAGTTCCAAAACTTCATCATTTGTGTTGAGATGCTTATCGCTGCAGTAGGCCATCTATATGCATTTCCATACAAAGAGTATGCCGGTGCGAACGTTGGTGCGTCCCATGGTTTTACAGCTAGCCTTGCACATGCTTTGAAGCTGAATGACTTTTATCATGACACTGTTCACCAG TTTGCACCAACATACCATGATTACGTGCTCTACAACCATAGCAGTGATTCCGGTGAAGAAGGGGGTACAAAGTACAGGGCACGCACCTTTGTCCCAATCGGTTCAGAGATGGACGCTGTTAGAAAAAGCAAAGACTTTGCCGCAAACAAGTTAGACGACATACAACTAACCACcctgtcatcatcttcatcgtcttCAGGGGGCATCACACccgaaaataataataacaacaataaaaagaataataCTCGCGTGAAAGAAGTTGAGACCATGGATACGTCATTGCTAGCCGATGTCTCGGATTCGCTACCCTTTGATCTTACACTAGTAGATATTGATATGTCCACTTACTCTGATGAAGTACCCGCAGTGAAAGAATCAGAGACTAGATGA